TCGTCGCCGAGGCCGGGTTCCGCGATGCCGGGGATGGTCGGCACGCCGGAGCGGCCGACCTCCTGCTTGGCCGAGATCTTGTCGCCCATGACCTCCAGCGCATGCACGCCGGGGCCCACGAACACGATGCCGGCGGCCTCGCAGGCGTCGGCGAGCGCGGCGTTCTCGGAGAGGAAGCCGTAGCCGGGGTGCACCGCCGCGGCGCCCGTGCGGCGCGCGGCGTCGACGATCGCCTCGACGGAGAGGTAGCTCTCCCGCGCCGGAGCGGGCCCGATGCGGACCGCCGTGTCCGCGAGCCGCACGTGCGGGGCGTCTCGGTCGGCGTCGCTGAAGACGGCCACCGAGCGGATGCCGAGCCGGCGCAGCGTGCGGATGACGCGGCACGCGATCTCGCCGCGGTTCGCCACGAGCACGGACTCGAACGGAATGGAGGAGTAGTCGGTCATCGTCGTCACATCCGGAAGAGGCCGAAGGCCGTGTCGGGCAGCGGGGCGCGGGAGCAGACGTCGAGCGCCAGCCCCAGCACGGTGCGGGTGTCCGCGGGGTCGATCACGCCGTCGTCCCACAGCCGGGCGGTCGAGTAGTAGGGGTTGCCCTGGTCCTCGTACTGCGCGGTGATCGGCGCCCGGAAGGCCGCCTCGTCCTCGGCGCTCCACTCCTCGCCGCGGGCGTCGAGCTGGTCGCGCTTGACGGTGGCGAGCACGCTGGCCGCCTGCTGGCCGCCCATCACGGAGATTCGCGAGGCCGGCCACATCCAGAGGAACCGCGGCGAGTAGGCCCGCCCGCACATCGAGTAGTTGCCCGCGCCGAAGGAGCCGCCGATCACGACGGTGAGCTTGGGCACCCGGGTGGTGGCGACCGCGGTCACCATCTTGGCGCCGTTCTTGGCGATGCCGCCCGCCTCGTAGTCGCGGCCGACCATGAAGCCGGAGATGTTCTGCAGGAACACCAGCGGGATCCCGCGCTGGTCGCACAACTCGATGAAGTGCGCGCCCTTGAGCGCGGACTCGCTGAACAGCACGCCGTTGTTGGCGACGATCCCGACCGGGTGGCCGTGGATGTGGGCGAAGCCGGTCACCAGCGTGGTGCCGTAGTCCGGCTTGAACTCGCTGAACTCCCCCGCGTCCACCAGCCGGGCGATGACCTCGTGCACGTCGTAGGGCGCCTGCACGTCGACGGGGACGACGCTGTAGAGCTCCTCCTGGTCGGCGATGGCGGCGCGCGTGGCCAGCACCTCCCATGCCGGCGCGGCGGGCTGCGGGAGGGTGGCGACGATCTCGCGGACGATCCCGAGCGCGTGCTCGTCGTCCTCCGCCAGGTGGTCGACCACGCCGGAGGTGCGGGCGTGGAGGTCGCCGCCGCCGAGCTCCTCCGCCGTCACGATCTCGCCGATGGCGGCCTTCACCAGCGGAGGGCCGCCGAGGAAGATGGTGCCCTGGTTGCGGACGATGACCGTCTCGTCGCTCATGGCCGGGACGTATGCGCCGCCGGCGGTGCAGGAGCCGAGCACCGCGGCGATCTGCGGGATCTTCGCCGCCGAGAGCCGGGACTGGTTGTAGAAGATGCGGCCGAAGTGGTCGCGATCGGGGAAGACCTCGTCCTGCATCGGCAGGAAGGCGCCGCCCGAGTCGACCAGGTAGACGCAGGGGAGGCGGTTCTCAAACGCGATCTCCTGCGCGCGCAGGTGCTTCTTGACGGTCATCGGGTAGTAGGTGCCGCCCTTCACC
This genomic stretch from Leifsonia sp. EB41 harbors:
- a CDS encoding carboxyl transferase domain-containing protein; the protein is MPDQSTTAGASALAGNDAAQRALVADLRERLAVAAAGGPERARERHVARGKLLPRDRIDALLDEGSPFLEIAPLAATGMYGDESPAAGVIAGIGLVEGRHVMIVCNDATVKGGTYYPMTVKKHLRAQEIAFENRLPCVYLVDSGGAFLPMQDEVFPDRDHFGRIFYNQSRLSAAKIPQIAAVLGSCTAGGAYVPAMSDETVIVRNQGTIFLGGPPLVKAAIGEIVTAEELGGGDLHARTSGVVDHLAEDDEHALGIVREIVATLPQPAAPAWEVLATRAAIADQEELYSVVPVDVQAPYDVHEVIARLVDAGEFSEFKPDYGTTLVTGFAHIHGHPVGIVANNGVLFSESALKGAHFIELCDQRGIPLVFLQNISGFMVGRDYEAGGIAKNGAKMVTAVATTRVPKLTVVIGGSFGAGNYSMCGRAYSPRFLWMWPASRISVMGGQQAASVLATVKRDQLDARGEEWSAEDEAAFRAPITAQYEDQGNPYYSTARLWDDGVIDPADTRTVLGLALDVCSRAPLPDTAFGLFRM